One segment of Phragmites australis chromosome 13, lpPhrAust1.1, whole genome shotgun sequence DNA contains the following:
- the LOC133888184 gene encoding uncharacterized protein LOC133888184 codes for MAFSFSWPFRRRGSGSGGGGASKSAEEDEELGVTPQLLDFLRTLSPDAFKSVALQLQEGSAEATAGDLTSWQERHAVLVLSKAKELAKIRYDLCPRHMKDKQFWRIYFRLAKSYNSPYELRAIQKEKLRRMETENGKSTEVITVEVEMQESKGSRASQTSEVDSES; via the exons ATGGCCTTCTCTTTCTCGTGGCCGTTTCGCCGCCGGGGCAGCGGcagcgggggcggcggcgcaaGCAAGTCggccgaggaggacgaggagctgGGCGTGACCCCGCAGCTCCTGGACTTCCTACGGACGCTCTCCCCCGACGCCTTCAAGTCCGTCGCCCTCCAGCTCCAAG AAGGCTCCGCGGAGGCGACCGCCGGCGACCTCACCAGCTGGCAGGAGCGGCATGCCGTGCTCGTGCTATCCAAAGCCAAG GAACTCGCCAAGATTCGGTACGATCTGTGCCCTCGCCACATGAAGGATAAGCAGTTCTGGAGGATATACTTCCGGCTCGCCAAGAGTTATAACTCACC GTACGAGCTACGTGCCATACAGAAAGAAAAGTTACGAAGGATGGAGACGGAAAATGGCAAGTCAACAGAAGTGATTACTGTTGAGGTGGAGATGCAGGAATCAAAAGGCAGTAGAGCCTCTCAAACATCAGAAGTTGATTCAGAATCCTAA
- the LOC133889055 gene encoding indole-3-acetic acid-induced protein ARG7-like → MAKCSGKIRYIVWLRQTLRRWRSRAAARAAVAAGEAVVVPAGHVAVCVGGASRRFVVRAAHLNHPVFRELLRQAEEEYGFPSGACAGPIALPCDEGLFEHVLRHLSSPSKASRFVTLDDLKSGALSCCSAASEALPLLHGIAADKAVW, encoded by the coding sequence ATGGCCAAATGCAGCGGCAAGATCCGCTATATCGTCTGGCTCCGGCAGACGTTGCGGCGGTGGCGGTCCcgcgcggcggcgcgcgcggcggtggcggccggggAGGCGGTGGTGGTCCCGGCGGGGCACGTGGCCGTGTGCGTGGGCGGCGCGTCGCGGCGGTTCGTGGTGCGGGCGGCGCACCTGAACCACCCGGTGTTCCGGGAGCTGCTCCggcaggcggaggaggagtaCGGTTTCCCCTCCGGCGCCTGCGCCGGCCCCATCGCGCTCCCCTGCGACGAGGGGCTCTTCGAGCACGTCCTCCGCCACCTCTCCTCCCCGTCCAAGGCGTCCCGGTTCGTCACCCTTGACGACCTCAAGAGCGGCGCGCTCTCCTGCTGCTCCGCCGCCAGCGAGGCGCTCCCGCTCCTCCATGGCATCGCCGCCGACAAGGCCGTGTGGTGA
- the LOC133888934 gene encoding uncharacterized protein LOC133888934: MCKVVITIPSLIWLRRTVRRWRSRAAEASRSSNNEAPVPAGHVAVSVEAGSGSRRFVVRLAHLNHPAFRELLRQAEEEYGFPATPGPVALPCDEDHLLDVLRRVSSSSSASSCFCGPAVTRRWLGDSWPLLQRMPVEISSGDPSIASRQPNQSLVSPVHWRALVNRWFIRILQHVCMHASRSRQRWSSGGGGGKKKKRRKRPAAEMAAEKTVRARAPTASAVEPE; the protein is encoded by the coding sequence ATGTGCAAGGTCGTGATCACCATCCCGTCGCTCATCTGGTTGCGTCGCACCGTGAGGCGGTGGCGCTCCCGCGCCGCGGAGGCCTCGCGCTCCAGCAACAACGAGGCCCCGGTGCCGGCGGGGCACGTGGCGGTGAGCGTCGAGGCGGGCAGCGGCTCGAGGCGGTTCGTGGTGCGGCTGGCGCACCTGAACCACCCGGCGTTCCGGGAGCTACTGCggcaggcggaggaggagtaCGGCTTCCCAGCCACCCCAGGCCCCGTCGCGCTCCCCTGCGACGAGGACCACCTCCTCGACGTCCTCCGCCGCGTGTCTtcgtcctcctcggcctcctcctgctTCTGCGGGCCGGCCGTCACGCGGCGCTGGCTCGGCGACTCGTGGCCGCTGCTGCAGAGGATGCCCGTGGAGATCTCGTCTGGTGATCCATCAATAGCCAGCCGCCAACCGAATCAAAGCCTAGTCAGCCCTGTCCATTGGCGAGCTTTGGTGAACCGGTGGTTCATTCGAATTCTGCAAcatgtgtgcatgcatgcaagtcGATCGCGGCAGCGCTGGTCCTCCGGAGGCGGggggggaaaaaaaaaaaagaggcgaAAGCGGCCCGCGGCCGAGATGGCGGCCGAGAAGACCGTGCGTGCACGTGCTCCCACGGCAAGCGCCGTTGAACCGGAGTAA